A genomic stretch from Sceloporus undulatus isolate JIND9_A2432 ecotype Alabama chromosome 5, SceUnd_v1.1, whole genome shotgun sequence includes:
- the DNAL4 gene encoding LOW QUALITY PROTEIN: dynein axonemal light chain 4 (The sequence of the model RefSeq protein was modified relative to this genomic sequence to represent the inferred CDS: deleted 1 base in 1 codon), translating into MADTGDGKKEEADYKRLHSFPLIRHTDMPEEMRVEAMELCVTACEKYATNNESAAKMIKETMDKKYGSSWHVVIGEGFGFEITHEVKNLLYMFFGGSLAVCVWRCS; encoded by the exons ATGGCAGATACTGGGGAc ggaaaaaaagaggaggcaGACTATAAGAGACTTCACAGCTTCCCTCTAATCAGG CACACAGACATGCCAGAAGAAATGCGAGTAGAAGCCATGGAATTGTGTGTCACTGCTTGTGAGAAGTACGCCACCAACAATGAG AGTGctgccaagatgatcaaagagaCAATGGACAAGAAGTATGGCTCCTCCTGGCATGTGGTGATTGGTGAGGGCTTTGGTTTCGAGATCACCCATGAGGTGAAGAATCTGCTGTATATGTTCTTTGGAGGCAGTCTAGCTGTTTGTGTTTGGAGGTGCTCCTGA